Proteins from a single region of Synechococcus sp. WH 8109:
- a CDS encoding F0F1 ATP synthase subunit B has protein sequence MTLNLNPLETNLVNLVIVIGLLFWFLRGFLGGILERRRAAILQELQDADSRLKTATENLSQAQSELAAAQQKAEKIRADGQARAAGIRAEGEKRTISVMAAIKAGADADAEADAARIKDSLRREAALAAIDNVLAELPSRLDASAQAKLIDSTIKNLENA, from the coding sequence ATGACCCTTAATCTCAATCCGCTCGAGACCAATCTGGTCAACCTGGTCATCGTTATCGGGCTCCTGTTTTGGTTCCTGCGCGGTTTCCTTGGAGGAATCCTGGAACGCCGCCGCGCCGCCATCCTTCAGGAATTACAGGACGCAGACTCCCGCTTGAAGACCGCCACCGAAAATCTGAGCCAGGCCCAGTCCGAGTTGGCTGCTGCCCAGCAGAAAGCCGAGAAGATTCGTGCTGATGGCCAGGCCCGTGCCGCAGGCATCCGGGCTGAAGGCGAAAAGCGCACCATCTCCGTGATGGCTGCGATCAAGGCCGGTGCCGATGCCGATGCCGAAGCCGATGCTGCTCGGATCAAGGACAGCCTGCGACGTGAGGCCGCCCTGGCGGCAATCGACAATGTTCTTGCCGAACTTCCGTCTCGTCTCGACGCTAGTGCTCAGGCCAAGTTGATCGATTCCACCATCAAAAATCTGGAGAACGCCTGA
- a CDS encoding F0F1 ATP synthase subunit B', whose amino-acid sequence MTWLLLAEAGVPEGGLFDLDATLPLMAVQVVLLTFLLNVLFFRPVGKVVEDREGYISTSRADAKQKLAQVERLEADLAEQLKGARQAAQAVIVEAEQEVDRLYREALAQAEAEANRTKEESRRAIEAERESARTQLKGQVDQLSTTIINRLLAA is encoded by the coding sequence ATGACCTGGCTTCTGCTCGCTGAAGCAGGTGTTCCGGAGGGAGGTCTTTTTGACCTCGATGCCACCCTTCCGCTGATGGCGGTTCAGGTGGTTCTCCTCACCTTCCTGCTCAATGTCCTCTTCTTCCGTCCGGTCGGCAAGGTCGTGGAAGATCGTGAGGGCTATATCTCCACCAGTCGTGCTGATGCCAAGCAGAAGCTTGCCCAGGTTGAACGCCTGGAAGCTGATCTGGCTGAACAGCTGAAAGGTGCCCGCCAGGCCGCTCAGGCAGTAATCGTTGAGGCGGAACAAGAAGTTGATCGGCTTTACCGCGAAGCGCTGGCCCAGGCGGAAGCTGAAGCCAACCGCACCAAAGAGGAAAGCCGTCGTGCCATCGAGGCCGAGCGTGAGTCCGCCCGCACCCAGCTCAAGGGTCAGGTGGATCAGCTGAGCACCACGATCATCAACCGTTTGCTGGCAGCGTGA
- the atpE gene encoding ATP synthase F0 subunit C produces the protein MDSITSAASVVAAGLAVGLAAIGPGIGQGTASGGAVEGIARQPEAEGKIRGTLLLSLAFMESLTIYGLVVALVLLFANPFAG, from the coding sequence ATGGATTCCATCACCTCCGCCGCTTCCGTTGTGGCTGCTGGCCTGGCAGTCGGCCTCGCCGCCATCGGCCCTGGTATCGGTCAGGGCACCGCGTCTGGCGGCGCTGTTGAGGGCATCGCCCGTCAGCCCGAAGCCGAAGGCAAGATCCGCGGCACCCTGCTGCTGTCCCTGGCGTTCATGGAATCGCTGACCATCTACGGCCTGGTGGTGGCTCTGGTGCTTCTGTTCGCCAACCCCTTCGCCGGCTGA
- the atpH gene encoding ATP synthase F1 subunit delta, with protein MPLLNSLATPYAEALLQVTEARGESETVADQCKQLLAIWNDSEDFRDAMVSPVLEPDAKKKALKALVGEDVTPSVFNLLKVLADRQRLIAFDAVMLRYLELYREQQGITLAQVRSAQSLNEDQQAALSKKVQAMAGTNKVDIDLSVDPSLIGGFVVSLGSQVIDASLSGQVRRLGLALAKAS; from the coding sequence ATGCCTCTCCTCAATTCTCTGGCTACCCCCTACGCCGAAGCGTTGCTTCAGGTCACCGAAGCCCGCGGCGAGTCTGAAACCGTTGCCGATCAATGCAAGCAATTGCTTGCGATCTGGAACGACTCGGAAGATTTCCGCGACGCCATGGTGTCCCCGGTTCTTGAGCCGGATGCCAAGAAGAAAGCCCTCAAGGCGTTGGTTGGTGAGGATGTCACTCCTTCAGTTTTCAATTTGCTGAAGGTGTTGGCTGACCGTCAACGACTCATCGCTTTTGATGCGGTGATGCTTCGCTATCTCGAGCTTTATCGGGAACAGCAGGGCATCACGCTGGCCCAGGTCCGTTCTGCTCAAAGCCTCAATGAGGATCAACAGGCGGCACTGTCCAAAAAGGTGCAGGCCATGGCCGGCACCAACAAGGTCGACATCGACCTCAGTGTGGATCCGTCCCTAATCGGCGGTTTCGTCGTGAGTCTCGGATCTCAGGTGATCGACGCCAGCCTGTCTGGCCAGGTTCGTCGCCTCGGTCTGGCACTCGCCAAGGCGAGCTGA